Genomic segment of Candidatus Poribacteria bacterium:
CCCACTCGAAATTTTGAGAAGTCCTGACCCGATCTTCTGATGTTTGACCGCCCTATCGGTTTTATGATATACTTTGTTTTAATCAGGGGATGGCTCGCAATTACGGTAACACTTTCGCAGGGCGGCATTTTACATGCCGCTGATCGGCGGGGGGTAAATCCCCACCCTACGGGACAGAGTGTTACCCTAGATCATCCAGGATGTGACCTTATCAGCGAGAAGGTAGAGGCGATGGGAAGAAAAAAGAGGAAAAGGAAGAAGAAAAGGAGTGTATCATCCCCTTTTGAGACCTCCTTCTATAGAGAAGGGGTCGAGTACTTCGAAAGGGGAGAGTATACCAAGGCCATATCATCCTGGAATAGGATACCGGGGGGGAAGGGGATAAAGCAGCTTGCTCGACTCATAGCGGAGGCATACTTTAGAAGGGCACTCTCAGCGTATGAGTCTGAATCGGCGAAGATGGCTCAGATTATCTCCGATCTTCATAACGCCGTCAGATATATGCCGGAGTGCCCGATATATAACTTTCATCTCGGCCTTGCATATCATAAGATGGATAGGCTCGACAAGGCGGTGGAGTGGTATCGGAGAGCAGTGGGGTTAAACCCTGAAAACGAGAGATTTAGAAGGCATCTCGCCGCCGTCGTTGCTCAGGTAGAGGATGTCGGTGGGTTGGACGATGATAAGGAGCGGGGTCTCATCGACGCCTTTCATCTCCTGAAGGGTGGAAAGGCCGAGGAGGCTTTAAAGGTTATCTCGGAGATCGAATCGCCTCGTGCCTTTTATCTAAGAGGCGTGGCTCTCCTGATGCTACAGAGATATAGCGAGGCCAAAAGGATGTTTCGAAAGGCTATCGAGATGGGATTTGAAAACCAAGGTGTGTTATACCATCTCGGCGTGGCACATGCTGCTACGGGCAAGTTGTTCAGCGCCGTAACCGCATGGGAGAAAGCGCTTAAACTGAACCTGAAAACCCACCTCGTCAAGGATGCCCTAACGAAGATCTATCACCAGCTCGCCGATCAATACGCCGTTGAAAAGGACGCGCTGGAGAAGGCGATCCCGATATGGAGAAAGCTACTGAAGTTGAATCCAAAGGATGATGTGGCGCGAAACAACCTTGTGAGAGCCTACTTCCTCGAGGCGAACGAATTCGTCCGAAAGGACGAGCTAAAAAAGGCTATCAACAGATGGGAGAGGATAATTGAGCTAGTCCCCGATAACGCCGATGCACTGCATAACCTTGCCCTCGCATACGATAAGCTTGGAGACCCGATCACCGCCAACGATTATTGGGAGAAGGCCATAAAGATATGGAGGGGAAAGGGAAAATCGACGGAGGATCGCCAGTTGATAAGGGCAAAGCTACGTACGGCGTACGAACATCTCGCTGATAACTATATGAAAGTGGGGCTCGTGGGAAACGCTATCAGAGCCTTAAAGGGCGCTGCCGTCAACGCACCGGATGACTTCAACCTTGTCTTCTCACTCGGCAATCTGCTCATGAACGAGGGAAGAATAAGTGAGGCGATCTCTGAGTTCCAAAAGGCGTTGAGGGTAAAGCCCGATGACATCGAGGTGCTGTTCAGAATGGGAGAGGCCTATGAGGAGTTGGGACAGCACATGAAGGCGGCTCGGTGTTATGAGAAGATACTCAAGATAGAGCCTGATAATGAGGAAATTACATACCGATACTGCGCTTGCTACATGCACGAGTCGGACAAATATTGGAACTTCCCTCAAAGGTTGTTGAGATTGGTCAAGGAAGGATTGGAAAGGGTTCCGCAGGCCCATCCGCTCAGGGCTTTCCTGGTGAAGGCTTATCTCAGCGATGGTGATAGGAGGAAAGCCCAGGAGCTGATCGACGAGGGAATCGCCCTGTTTCCGGAGGCCCCTAATCTCTACATCAACCTTGCTCTCTCGATGGAGACCTTGAACCCTGAGGAGATGGAACGGTATAACAAAAAAGCGCTTGAGGTCGACAGGGAATCCTATGAGATCCCGCTCGATATAGCGATGAACTATGTCAATATGGGGATATACGATAAGGTGGAGGAATACTTCCGCGAGGCTCTCAGCAGGGCCAAAGGTGACGAGGATGAAAAGATTATATTCATAACTCTGATTAAGGAGATAATGGATGAGGAGCCTGAACTCGCCAGGAGATATGCTAAGGAGCTGATTAAACTCTTTCCGAAATTCGGACCGGGATATCTCCTGATGAGCTTCGCCTGCTATTTCTGTGACGAAGAAAAGGAGGCCGTCAAATGGCTCGATAGAGGTATAAGAATGC
This window contains:
- a CDS encoding tetratricopeptide repeat protein — its product is MGRKKRKRKKKRSVSSPFETSFYREGVEYFERGEYTKAISSWNRIPGGKGIKQLARLIAEAYFRRALSAYESESAKMAQIISDLHNAVRYMPECPIYNFHLGLAYHKMDRLDKAVEWYRRAVGLNPENERFRRHLAAVVAQVEDVGGLDDDKERGLIDAFHLLKGGKAEEALKVISEIESPRAFYLRGVALLMLQRYSEAKRMFRKAIEMGFENQGVLYHLGVAHAATGKLFSAVTAWEKALKLNLKTHLVKDALTKIYHQLADQYAVEKDALEKAIPIWRKLLKLNPKDDVARNNLVRAYFLEANEFVRKDELKKAINRWERIIELVPDNADALHNLALAYDKLGDPITANDYWEKAIKIWRGKGKSTEDRQLIRAKLRTAYEHLADNYMKVGLVGNAIRALKGAAVNAPDDFNLVFSLGNLLMNEGRISEAISEFQKALRVKPDDIEVLFRMGEAYEELGQHMKAARCYEKILKIEPDNEEITYRYCACYMHESDKYWNFPQRLLRLVKEGLERVPQAHPLRAFLVKAYLSDGDRRKAQELIDEGIALFPEAPNLYINLALSMETLNPEEMERYNKKALEVDRESYEIPLDIAMNYVNMGIYDKVEEYFREALSRAKGDEDEKIIFITLIKEIMDEEPELARRYAKELIKLFPKFGPGYLLMSFACYFCDEEKEAVKWLDRGIRMLRKSEDENEEMIEIMETIKMMIRKDIGLPFLEI